The sequence TCGTCGGTGAGGCGCCGCCACTCCTCATCGGACCCGTCCACCCACACCACGCGGTCGGGGGTGGTCAGTTCCGCGACTTCTCTGACCCAGGCGAGCAGCTTGGGGTGGGTAGTCGGGGCCTGATCGATACCCCGAACAGTAGCCGGAGCAACCATGACACATCTCCTTGTGGTCGACGCTGACCGTTCTATGGGTGCACGAGTCTGGCGGGCGCGAGCCGCGTCGCCATCGTGGAAACCTGGGATTGCGCTCAGCGTAAACCGGGCCGAGCCGCGAGTCAGTGGGACTGGTTGTGAAGAACTGCACAAGGTACGGCCCGGCTGCGGTATCACGAGCTAATACCCGCTTTCCCGCGCAGTTTCACGCAAATCCTGCGGCGAACTGTTGCCGCCCACCGGAACGGACGATGACGGACAGCGGAACCGGGCTTCCGGTGACGGACACGTCGATTGGACGAACCGCACGGCGAACGGTCCACAAAGAGTTACGCTCTGCTCACCTGCGGCGGCACCGGACGGGCCGGCGACGACCGGCGTCGGGAGTGATCCGGGCCGGCTCGCCGTTGCTGCGCGTCCGGCTCGCTCCCGACCGGTACGCTCGGCGGGTGGCCGCGACGATGACCGGGGACCAGCCAGGGTCTCCGCAGACCCGCCCGGGTCTGGTCCGCGCACTGCTGGACCGCTTCGGTCACCTCGTCCGCGAGCTGAGCAAGTTCGCCACGGTGGGCGGGATCGCCTTCCTCATCGACTTCGCGCTCTTCAACTACCTGACGACCGTGCGCGACGTCGAGCAGGTGACCGCCAAGACGATCTCCACCGTCATCGCGGCCAGCGTCGCCTTCGTGGGCAACCGGTTCTGGACCTGGCGCCACCGCAAGCGCTCCAACCCGGCCCGCGAGTACGCGCTGTTCTTCTTCTTCAACGGGGTGGGCCTGGGCATCGCCGTGGCCTG comes from Micromonospora purpureochromogenes and encodes:
- a CDS encoding GtrA family protein, translated to MTGDQPGSPQTRPGLVRALLDRFGHLVRELSKFATVGGIAFLIDFALFNYLTTVRDVEQVTAKTISTVIAASVAFVGNRFWTWRHRKRSNPAREYALFFFFNGVGLGIAVACLAISRYGLGSIWPGVFQTPLADNIASFIVGTGLGTLFRFWSYRRFVFVEAGNPPVPEAAHDRPPGA